One stretch of Labrenzia sp. CE80 DNA includes these proteins:
- a CDS encoding saccharopine dehydrogenase family protein, whose amino-acid sequence MKQNVLIIGAGGVAQVTAHKCAQNNDLLGDIHIASRTVAKCERIIESIREKDSLKVDGVLKAHVLNAMDTAAVAALIRETGAQIVINVGSAFVNMYVLEACLETGAAYMDTAIHEDPEKICETPPWYGNYEWKRRERCAEKKVTAILGVGFDPGVVNAYAKFAIDDYVTEPSEIDIVDINAGSHGRWFSTNFDPEINFREFTGTVYSWQQGKWQSNKMFEVGKEWDLPVVGTQKAYMTGHDEVHSLATNYPQADVRFWMGFGDHYINVFTVLKNLGLLSEQPVKTAEGLEVVPLKVVKAVLPDPSSLAPDYTGKTCIGTLVKGKTDGKDAEVFIYNVADHKDAYNEVGSQGISYTAGVPPVAAAMLIADGTWDVETMKNVEELDPKPFLNILNRIGLPTYIKDEAGERPLTF is encoded by the coding sequence TGGCGTCGCGCAGGTCACGGCGCACAAATGTGCGCAGAACAACGACCTGCTCGGCGATATTCACATCGCTTCGCGCACGGTTGCGAAGTGTGAGCGGATTATCGAAAGCATCCGCGAAAAGGACAGTCTGAAGGTTGACGGCGTTTTGAAGGCTCATGTCCTCAATGCAATGGATACGGCGGCGGTGGCCGCTTTGATCCGGGAAACCGGTGCGCAGATCGTCATCAATGTCGGTTCTGCCTTCGTCAACATGTATGTTCTGGAAGCCTGTCTGGAGACGGGCGCCGCCTACATGGACACTGCGATCCACGAAGATCCGGAAAAGATCTGCGAAACACCGCCCTGGTACGGAAATTACGAATGGAAGCGCCGCGAGCGCTGCGCTGAGAAGAAGGTCACTGCGATCCTCGGTGTCGGATTTGATCCGGGCGTCGTCAATGCCTATGCCAAGTTTGCCATCGATGACTATGTCACCGAGCCCTCCGAAATCGACATCGTCGACATCAACGCCGGCTCCCATGGCCGCTGGTTCTCCACCAACTTCGATCCGGAAATCAACTTCCGTGAGTTCACCGGCACGGTCTATTCCTGGCAGCAGGGCAAATGGCAGTCGAACAAAATGTTCGAGGTCGGCAAGGAGTGGGATCTGCCGGTTGTCGGAACCCAGAAGGCCTATATGACCGGCCATGACGAGGTTCATTCGCTGGCAACCAACTATCCGCAGGCCGATGTGCGCTTCTGGATGGGCTTCGGCGATCACTACATCAACGTCTTCACGGTTCTCAAGAACCTCGGACTTCTTTCCGAACAGCCGGTCAAGACCGCTGAGGGTCTCGAAGTCGTGCCACTTAAAGTGGTCAAGGCCGTCCTGCCTGACCCGTCCTCCCTGGCGCCCGACTACACCGGCAAGACCTGCATCGGGACCCTGGTGAAGGGCAAGACTGATGGCAAAGATGCAGAGGTCTTCATCTACAACGTCGCTGACCACAAGGACGCCTACAATGAAGTCGGCTCGCAGGGCATCAGCTACACCGCTGGCGTTCCACCAGTGGCCGCGGCCATGCTCATTGCCGATGGCACATGGGATGTGGAAACGATGAAGAACGTCGAGGAACTCGACCCCAAGCCATTCCTGAACATTCTGAATCGCATCGGCCTGCCGACCTACATCAAGGACGAAGCCGGCGAGCGCCCGCTCACCTTCTGA
- a CDS encoding ABC-F family ATP-binding cassette domain-containing protein codes for MLQISDLTYRIGGRLLIDNASVTLPARTKTGLVGRNGTGKSTLFKLITGDLSSESGSVSIPKQARIGQVAQEAPGTEESLLDVVLKADTERSDLLAEAETATDPQRIAEIHVRLADIDSHTAEARAGAILSGLGFGAEAQQRPCSAFSGGWRMRVALAAVLFSEPDLLLLDEPTNYLDLEGTMWLENYVARYPHQVLLISHDRDLLNKAVDSIVHLDQRKLTFYRGGYDSFDRQRRETMILQQKAKEKQDVQRKHMQAFVDRFRAKASKARQAQSRLKMLERMEPLTGLMEDSSTPIHFPDPKGRLAPPILKLEDVSVGYDGKPVLKRITASIDPDDRIALLGANGNGKSTFAKLISGRLEAMGGDITKASKLKIAFFAQHQMDELRPAENAIAHVRSLMPTASEAQVRARVAGFGLPTEKMTTPAKDLSGGEKARLLLGLATFDGPNMIILDEPTNHLDIDSREALVIALNEYQGAVILISHDRHLVEACADRLWLVGDGGVAPYEGDMDDYRQLILKGPDAKKKKPKEEATPKPKAEKPQEKRKGAAVKRTELKPLRKRIKDAETEIARLQKKLAMIDEELADPGFYVADAARAAKFVKERAFCEKKLNKTEEEWLELSAQYEDAG; via the coding sequence ATGCTACAAATATCCGACCTCACTTACCGCATCGGCGGACGCCTGTTGATCGACAACGCCAGTGTAACGCTGCCTGCACGGACCAAGACCGGTCTTGTGGGGCGCAACGGCACTGGCAAATCAACGCTCTTCAAGCTGATCACCGGCGATCTCAGCTCTGAGAGTGGCTCGGTCAGCATCCCGAAACAGGCGCGGATCGGTCAGGTTGCGCAGGAAGCGCCCGGCACCGAAGAGAGCCTTCTCGACGTGGTGCTTAAGGCCGACACGGAGCGCTCTGACCTTCTCGCCGAGGCGGAAACGGCAACTGATCCTCAGCGCATCGCCGAGATCCATGTTCGTCTCGCCGATATTGACAGCCACACGGCGGAAGCAAGGGCTGGCGCGATCTTGTCTGGTCTTGGCTTTGGTGCCGAGGCGCAGCAGCGCCCCTGCTCTGCGTTCTCCGGTGGCTGGCGCATGCGCGTCGCCCTGGCAGCTGTGCTTTTCTCAGAGCCAGACCTTCTTCTTCTCGATGAGCCTACCAACTACCTCGATCTGGAAGGCACCATGTGGTTGGAAAACTACGTCGCGCGCTATCCGCATCAGGTGCTGCTCATCTCCCATGACCGCGACCTTCTCAACAAGGCCGTGGACAGCATTGTTCATCTGGATCAACGCAAGCTGACCTTCTACCGCGGTGGATACGACAGTTTCGACCGCCAGCGACGCGAAACCATGATCCTGCAGCAGAAGGCCAAAGAAAAGCAGGACGTTCAGCGCAAGCACATGCAAGCGTTCGTCGACCGCTTTCGCGCCAAGGCATCGAAAGCCCGACAGGCGCAATCGCGCCTGAAGATGCTGGAGCGCATGGAGCCGCTCACCGGTCTGATGGAAGACAGCTCGACGCCGATACACTTCCCTGACCCGAAGGGTCGCCTCGCGCCCCCCATCCTGAAGCTCGAAGATGTTTCCGTGGGCTATGATGGCAAGCCTGTGCTCAAGCGCATCACCGCCAGCATCGATCCCGATGACCGGATCGCGCTTCTGGGCGCAAACGGCAACGGCAAGTCGACCTTCGCCAAGCTGATTTCCGGTCGGCTGGAGGCCATGGGCGGCGACATCACCAAGGCGTCGAAGCTCAAGATCGCATTTTTTGCGCAGCACCAGATGGACGAACTGCGGCCGGCCGAGAACGCGATTGCCCATGTCCGCTCTCTAATGCCCACAGCCTCCGAGGCCCAGGTTCGTGCACGTGTCGCGGGGTTTGGCCTGCCGACCGAGAAGATGACGACACCGGCAAAGGACTTGTCGGGCGGCGAAAAGGCTCGCTTACTGCTCGGTCTAGCGACGTTTGACGGTCCGAACATGATCATCCTCGATGAGCCGACCAACCACCTGGACATCGACAGTCGCGAGGCGCTGGTCATTGCTCTCAACGAATATCAGGGCGCGGTCATCCTCATCTCGCACGACCGCCATCTGGTCGAGGCTTGCGCGGACCGCCTATGGCTGGTGGGCGATGGCGGCGTCGCGCCCTATGAGGGTGACATGGACGACTATCGTCAGCTGATCCTCAAGGGACCTGACGCCAAGAAAAAGAAACCAAAGGAAGAAGCAACTCCAAAGCCGAAGGCTGAAAAGCCGCAGGAAAAACGCAAGGGTGCTGCGGTCAAGCGCACGGAGCTCAAGCCCCTGCGCAAGCGGATCAAGGATGCCGAGACGGAAATCGCGCGGCTTCAAAAGAAATTGGCGATGATCGACGAGGAACTTGCCGATCCGGGTTTTTACGTCGCGGATGCGGCGCGCGCGGCCAAGTTCGTCAAGGAGCGGGCCTTCTGCGAGAAGAAGCTGAACAAGACCGAAGAGGAATGGCTCGAGCTGTCTGCCCAATATGAGGACGCGGGCTGA